A genomic stretch from Pontivivens ytuae includes:
- a CDS encoding CAP domain-containing protein, with protein MLRIFTLIFALALPGAALACQPLPLGSQFDVELPRDGSHNPALFNLAVLHAVNTARCNAGLPLLAVEPGLNNAAQKHSDDMVRLGFFDHASPVPGRETLVARVQAEGLQPNRVAENIGQDYMVQYEQGRDYRVLSAAECRFTYERGVGLTDRAQGLVGRTPAEIPRQTYASAGRSLVEGWLASSEHRSNLLDPAFSRHGAGFAVTEEETLCGRLIATQVLLQ; from the coding sequence ATGCTTCGCATCTTCACGCTCATCTTCGCCCTGGCCCTTCCGGGGGCCGCCCTTGCCTGCCAGCCGCTGCCGCTCGGCTCGCAATTCGACGTGGAGCTGCCGCGCGACGGCAGCCACAACCCGGCGCTCTTCAACCTCGCGGTGCTGCATGCGGTGAACACCGCGCGCTGCAATGCGGGCCTGCCGCTGCTCGCGGTCGAACCGGGGCTGAACAATGCCGCGCAGAAGCATTCCGACGATATGGTCCGGCTCGGCTTCTTCGACCACGCCTCCCCGGTGCCGGGGCGCGAGACGCTGGTCGCGCGGGTCCAGGCCGAGGGGCTGCAGCCCAACCGCGTCGCGGAGAATATCGGGCAGGACTACATGGTCCAGTACGAGCAGGGCCGCGACTACCGCGTGCTCAGCGCCGCCGAGTGCCGCTTCACCTATGAGCGCGGCGTCGGGCTGACCGACCGGGCACAGGGCCTCGTCGGCCGCACCCCGGCCGAGATCCCGCGCCAGACCTATGCGAGTGCGGGCCGCTCGCTGGTCGAGGGCTGGCTGGCAAGCTCCGAGCACCGCTCCAACCTGCTCGACCCCGCCTTCAGCCGCCACGGCGCAGGCTTCGCCGTGACGGAGGAGGAGACGCTGTGCGGTCGCCTCATCGCCACCCAGGTGCTCCTTCAGTGA
- a CDS encoding ABC transporter ATP-binding protein, with product MNPSDLLGKAVLSETIPRLELRDVCRDYEGARVVSDLTLALMPGEVTCLLGPSGCGKSTTLRIAAGVEAPTHGEVRIAGRKVADPSRSEPPEGRSVGLMFQDFALFPHLDVAGNVAFGLTCGKAEKAARVSELLARVGLAGYDAKYPHQLSGGEQQRVALARALAPRPAIMLMDEPFSGLDNRLRDEIRDETLDILRDEGTAVLLVTHEPDEAMRMADKIALMRRGRIVQVGAPYTIYTNPVDREAAAFFSDVNVVHGVVKDRQTETPFGLFLTPGLVDGADVEIVFRPQHCRLDFDRQEAPVRPTVEHGVPARGRVARARFMGNQSLVELAMDHDGSILKAVIPGVFMPREGTPLVLSLRRDHAHVFPCVNQSRVADPWERHVEQAAE from the coding sequence ATGAACCCGAGCGATTTGCTAGGAAAAGCGGTCTTGAGCGAGACGATCCCCCGGCTGGAGCTGCGCGACGTGTGCCGCGATTACGAAGGCGCGCGCGTGGTCAGCGACCTCACGCTGGCGCTGATGCCGGGGGAGGTGACCTGCCTGCTCGGCCCCTCCGGCTGCGGCAAGTCGACGACGCTGCGCATTGCGGCGGGGGTCGAGGCACCGACGCACGGCGAGGTGCGCATCGCGGGGCGGAAGGTCGCGGACCCGTCGCGCAGTGAGCCGCCGGAGGGGCGCTCGGTCGGGCTGATGTTCCAGGATTTCGCACTGTTTCCGCATCTCGATGTGGCGGGCAACGTCGCCTTCGGGCTGACCTGCGGCAAGGCGGAGAAGGCGGCGCGAGTGAGCGAACTGCTCGCCCGGGTGGGCCTCGCCGGCTACGATGCGAAGTATCCGCACCAGCTCTCGGGCGGTGAGCAGCAGCGGGTGGCGCTGGCCCGCGCGCTCGCGCCGCGGCCGGCGATCATGCTGATGGACGAGCCCTTCTCCGGCCTCGACAACCGCCTGCGCGACGAGATCCGGGACGAGACGCTCGACATCCTGCGCGATGAGGGGACGGCGGTTCTTCTCGTCACCCACGAGCCCGACGAGGCGATGCGCATGGCCGACAAGATCGCGCTGATGCGCCGCGGCCGGATCGTGCAGGTGGGCGCGCCCTACACGATCTACACCAACCCGGTGGACCGGGAGGCGGCGGCCTTCTTCTCCGACGTGAACGTGGTGCACGGGGTGGTGAAGGACCGGCAGACGGAGACGCCGTTCGGCCTCTTCCTGACGCCGGGCCTCGTCGACGGCGCGGATGTGGAGATCGTCTTCCGCCCGCAGCATTGCCGCCTCGATTTCGACCGGCAGGAGGCGCCGGTGCGCCCCACCGTGGAGCATGGCGTGCCGGCCCGCGGGCGGGTGGCGCGGGCGCGGTTCATGGGCAACCAGAGCCTCGTGGAGCTCGCCATGGACCATGACGGCTCGATCCTGAAGGCTGTGATCCCCGGCGTCTTCATGCCGCGGGAGGGCACGCCGCTGGTGCTGTCGCTGCGCCGCGACCACGCCCACGTCTTTCCCTGCGTGAACCAGAGCCGCGTCGCCGATCCCTGGGAGCGGCATGTGGAGCAGGCGGCGGAGTAG
- the glmM gene encoding phosphoglucosamine mutase, which produces MTRKLFGTDGVRGRANGATMNAEMAMRLGMAAGAYFRNGDHAHQVVIGKDTRRSGYMLETAMTAGFNAVGMSSLMFGPLPTPAVGMLTRSMRADLGVMISASHNSFEDNGIKFFGPDGYKLDDAAEAEIERLVAETPSLAPPRGIGRSRRVEDGVGRYAEFVKTTIPRNLRLSGLRVVLDCANGAAYKVAPQVLWELGAEVIPIGVAPDGYNINLNCGSTDTRAAAKAVVDYRADIGLCLDGDADRIIVLDETGRQADGDQIMALIASRRLEPGDSLVTTVMSNMGLERYLKGRGVGLKRTKVGDRYVVEEMRAGGWRLGGEQSGHIVLTDVATTGDGLVAALQVLAALVETGKKASDLLHVFEPVPQLLKNVRFSGGAPLEQASVKSAIADGEKRFADRGRLVIRASGTEPLIRVMGECEDPKLLEKVVDDIAAAVASAD; this is translated from the coding sequence ATGACACGCAAGCTCTTCGGCACCGACGGTGTGCGCGGCCGGGCGAACGGTGCGACGATGAACGCGGAGATGGCCATGCGGCTCGGCATGGCCGCGGGGGCGTATTTCCGGAACGGCGACCACGCGCACCAGGTGGTGATCGGCAAGGACACGCGCCGGTCGGGCTACATGCTGGAGACGGCGATGACGGCGGGCTTCAACGCCGTGGGTATGTCCTCGCTGATGTTCGGTCCGCTGCCGACGCCCGCGGTGGGGATGCTGACGCGCTCCATGCGGGCGGATCTGGGCGTGATGATCTCGGCCAGTCACAACTCCTTCGAGGATAACGGCATCAAGTTCTTCGGCCCCGATGGCTACAAGCTCGACGATGCGGCGGAGGCGGAGATCGAGCGGCTGGTGGCCGAGACGCCGTCGCTGGCGCCGCCGCGGGGCATCGGACGCTCCCGCCGGGTCGAGGACGGCGTCGGGCGCTACGCGGAATTCGTGAAGACGACGATCCCGCGCAACCTGCGTCTGTCCGGTCTGCGGGTGGTGCTCGATTGCGCCAACGGGGCCGCCTACAAGGTCGCGCCGCAGGTGTTGTGGGAACTCGGGGCCGAGGTGATCCCGATCGGCGTCGCGCCCGATGGCTACAACATCAACCTCAATTGCGGTTCCACCGATACGCGGGCCGCAGCGAAGGCGGTGGTGGATTACCGCGCCGATATCGGCCTCTGTCTCGACGGGGACGCGGACCGGATCATCGTGCTCGACGAGACCGGGCGGCAGGCCGATGGCGACCAGATCATGGCGCTGATCGCGAGCCGCCGGCTGGAGCCGGGCGACAGCCTCGTGACCACGGTGATGTCGAATATGGGGCTGGAGCGGTACCTGAAGGGCCGCGGCGTCGGCCTCAAGCGCACCAAGGTCGGCGACCGCTACGTGGTGGAGGAGATGCGCGCGGGCGGCTGGCGTCTCGGTGGCGAGCAATCGGGGCACATCGTGCTGACCGACGTGGCGACGACCGGCGACGGGCTCGTCGCGGCCCTTCAGGTGCTCGCGGCGCTGGTCGAGACCGGGAAGAAGGCGAGCGACCTGCTGCATGTCTTCGAGCCGGTGCCACAGCTTCTGAAGAACGTCCGCTTCTCCGGCGGTGCGCCGCTGGAGCAGGCCAGCGTGAAGAGCGCCATCGCCGACGGGGAGAAGCGCTTCGCCGATCGTGGCCGCCTGGTGATCCGGGCGAGCGGGACCGAGCCGCTGATCCGCGTGATGGGCGAATGCGAGGACCCGAAGCTCCTCGAAAAGGTCGTCGACGACATCGCTGCCGCCGTCGCATCCGCTGACTGA
- the folP gene encoding dihydropteroate synthase: MIRARPLVQSGPRPSDALPLAGGPLWFRDVEMLVRGRPPRFIPAQTLDDETAERLSAPRAPVAGLAMDRPHVMGILNATPDSFSDGGDHVQVDVAVAAAERMAGEGVSILDIGGESTRPGAETVAEPEEVTRVLPVIEAVREELQTPISIDTRKSRVARAALAAGADIFNDVSALTFDGQSLDVVRRTGAPVCLMHAQGDPQTMQDAPHYKDVLLDVYDWLERRVLMIEAHGVRRDRMLIDPGIGFGKTLEHNLALLRGLSLFHGLGCPVLVGASRKRFIGTIAGVEDAKARDPGSHAVLAAALGQGVQVVRVHDTGGAMQTLRLWRALNDPNWGGAQGGQT, translated from the coding sequence ATGATCCGGGCGCGTCCGCTGGTGCAGTCCGGCCCCCGGCCCTCCGACGCCCTGCCGCTCGCCGGCGGGCCGCTCTGGTTTCGCGATGTGGAAATGCTGGTGCGCGGCCGGCCGCCGCGCTTCATCCCCGCGCAGACCCTCGACGATGAGACCGCCGAGCGGCTGAGTGCGCCGCGGGCGCCGGTTGCGGGGCTCGCGATGGATCGCCCGCATGTCATGGGCATCCTGAACGCGACGCCCGACAGCTTTTCGGACGGCGGCGACCACGTGCAGGTCGATGTCGCGGTGGCCGCGGCCGAGCGCATGGCGGGCGAGGGCGTCTCCATCCTCGATATCGGGGGCGAGAGCACGCGGCCCGGGGCCGAAACCGTCGCCGAGCCGGAGGAGGTGACCCGCGTCCTGCCCGTGATCGAGGCGGTGCGCGAGGAGCTGCAGACCCCGATCTCCATCGACACGCGCAAGTCGCGGGTGGCCCGCGCGGCCCTGGCAGCGGGGGCAGATATCTTCAACGACGTCTCGGCGCTGACCTTCGACGGTCAGAGCCTCGATGTCGTTCGGCGCACCGGCGCCCCGGTCTGCCTGATGCATGCGCAGGGCGATCCGCAGACCATGCAGGACGCGCCCCACTACAAGGATGTGCTGCTCGACGTCTACGACTGGCTGGAGCGGCGGGTGCTGATGATCGAGGCGCATGGTGTGCGCCGCGACCGCATGCTGATCGATCCCGGCATCGGCTTCGGCAAGACGCTGGAGCACAACCTCGCGCTGTTGCGCGGGCTGTCGCTGTTCCACGGGCTCGGCTGCCCGGTGCTGGTCGGCGCCTCCCGCAAGCGCTTCATCGGGACCATCGCGGGGGTGGAGGACGCCAAGGCGCGCGATCCCGGCAGCCATGCGGTGCTGGCGGCCGCGCTCGGGCAGGGGGTGCAGGTCGTGCGCGTCCATGATACGGGCGGCGCCATGCAAACGCTGCGCCTGTGGCGCGCGCTCAACGACCCGAACTGGGGCGGAGCACAGGGGGGACAGACATGA
- a CDS encoding L-aspartate oxidase: MTDNVFEAEGTLIVGAGLAGLFTALKLAPRPCTVLSPEPIGVGASSAWAQGGIAAAVGLGDTAAAHALDTIAAGAGLVDETVARFVTEEAAARIFDLLDYGAPFDKDSEGKLLQSREAAHSASRVVRVSGDQAGRAIMDALIRTAHATPSIRLIENVVVDDLAVADGHVVGALARRTDDPMASPVLFRASEVVLATGGVGGLFAVTTNPARVRGQGLGLAARAGAECIDVEFVQFHPTGIAVDRDPCPLATEALRGHGATLIDEDGHRFVLDTHPDGELAPRDIVARAIHAKIMAGGTALLDTREAVGAAIHEEFPTVAQYCKEAGIDPAQQPIPVRPAQHYHMGGVKTDARGRASLPGLWACGEVAATGLHGANRLASNSLLEAVVFGNRIAADISSRAAGSLRGPVTLPDPVHGPAPRREPTNAIAALRKTMNDHVGVLRSAKGLRTALRQIRKVADAHAGGSRALLNMTDAATLITAAALLREESRGGHFREDFPEPVEAQRTRRPITLTEALKLRATA; encoded by the coding sequence ATGACCGATAACGTCTTCGAGGCCGAAGGCACGCTCATCGTCGGCGCGGGCCTTGCGGGGCTCTTCACCGCCTTGAAGCTCGCCCCGCGGCCCTGCACGGTCCTCTCGCCCGAACCGATCGGCGTCGGTGCCTCCTCGGCCTGGGCGCAGGGCGGCATCGCGGCTGCCGTGGGCCTCGGCGACACGGCGGCTGCCCACGCGCTCGACACCATTGCGGCAGGGGCCGGGCTGGTGGACGAGACCGTCGCCCGCTTCGTGACGGAGGAGGCCGCGGCCCGCATCTTCGACCTGCTCGATTACGGCGCACCCTTCGACAAGGACAGCGAGGGCAAGCTCCTGCAATCGCGCGAGGCCGCCCATTCGGCGAGCCGCGTGGTTCGCGTCTCCGGCGACCAGGCCGGGCGCGCGATCATGGATGCGCTGATCCGCACCGCCCACGCCACCCCGTCGATCCGGCTGATCGAGAACGTGGTGGTCGACGACCTCGCCGTCGCCGATGGCCATGTGGTCGGGGCGCTGGCCCGTCGCACGGACGATCCGATGGCCTCGCCCGTCCTCTTCCGCGCCTCCGAAGTGGTTCTGGCCACAGGCGGCGTCGGCGGGCTCTTTGCCGTGACGACCAACCCGGCGCGGGTGCGCGGTCAGGGGCTCGGCCTCGCCGCCCGCGCGGGGGCCGAGTGCATCGACGTGGAGTTCGTCCAGTTCCACCCCACCGGCATCGCCGTGGACCGCGACCCCTGCCCGCTCGCCACCGAGGCGCTGCGCGGCCACGGCGCCACCCTGATCGACGAGGACGGCCACCGCTTCGTCTTAGACACCCATCCCGACGGCGAACTCGCCCCGCGCGACATCGTCGCCCGCGCGATCCACGCGAAGATCATGGCAGGCGGCACCGCACTCCTCGACACACGGGAGGCCGTGGGTGCGGCCATCCACGAGGAGTTCCCGACCGTCGCGCAGTACTGCAAGGAAGCTGGCATTGACCCGGCCCAGCAGCCTATCCCGGTCCGCCCCGCGCAGCACTACCACATGGGCGGTGTAAAGACCGACGCGCGGGGCCGCGCCAGCCTGCCGGGCCTCTGGGCCTGCGGTGAGGTCGCGGCCACGGGTCTGCACGGCGCGAACCGCCTTGCCTCCAACTCGCTGCTCGAAGCCGTGGTCTTCGGCAACCGCATCGCAGCCGATATCAGCAGCCGCGCCGCCGGTTCACTGCGCGGCCCCGTCACCCTGCCGGATCCCGTCCACGGCCCTGCACCGCGCCGCGAACCGACCAACGCCATTGCGGCACTGCGCAAGACGATGAACGACCATGTCGGAGTGCTGCGCAGTGCGAAGGGCCTGCGCACCGCGCTGCGCCAGATCCGCAAGGTCGCCGACGCGCATGCCGGCGGCTCCCGCGCGCTCCTCAACATGACCGACGCCGCCACGCTGATCACCGCCGCCGCTCTGCTGCGCGAAGAAAGCCGCGGCGGCCATTTCCGCGAGGACTTCCCGGAGCCGGTCGAGGCCCAGCGCACCCGTCGCCCGATCACCCTGACCGAGGCGCTGAAGCTCCGCGCGACCGCCTAG
- a CDS encoding TetR/AcrR family transcriptional regulator gives MGRRSTIDEARVFAVVGHGLARRGTLILQDVVGEAGVSIGSLYHRYESREGLLARAFIDAVRAFQTQVMPELEGEGVEAVMAAACAVPAFCRAEPDRAVILSCCRQSEFLTEATPEPLRSEIETVNAGAAQAIAEFAARNGFGMEALRLALVGLPLGAVRLYLPGRPVPEEVDARIAAAVRAILA, from the coding sequence ATGGGGCGGAGGTCAACGATAGACGAGGCGCGGGTGTTCGCGGTGGTGGGCCACGGCCTTGCCCGCCGCGGCACGCTTATCCTGCAGGACGTGGTGGGGGAGGCCGGCGTCTCGATCGGCTCGCTCTACCACCGCTACGAATCGCGGGAGGGGCTGCTGGCGCGCGCCTTCATCGATGCGGTGCGGGCGTTTCAGACGCAGGTGATGCCGGAGCTGGAGGGCGAGGGGGTGGAGGCCGTCATGGCCGCGGCCTGCGCCGTGCCCGCCTTCTGCCGGGCGGAGCCGGATCGCGCGGTGATCCTGTCCTGTTGCCGCCAGTCGGAGTTCCTGACGGAGGCAACGCCCGAGCCGTTGCGCTCGGAGATCGAGACGGTGAATGCCGGGGCCGCGCAGGCCATCGCGGAGTTCGCGGCGCGGAACGGCTTCGGGATGGAGGCGTTGCGGTTGGCGCTCGTGGGCCTGCCGCTGGGCGCGGTGCGGCTCTATCTGCCAGGCCGCCCGGTCCCGGAGGAGGTGGATGCCCGGATCGCCGCGGCGGTGCGGGCGATCCTCGCCTAG
- a CDS encoding glycine cleavage T C-terminal barrel domain-containing protein: MYGISMGTRIRRSPYHAATVAAGVTSFTTYNHMLMPTSYGDPQAEYRRLIDGVAMWDVAVERQIALKGPDAQRLAQALCCRELSKLKPGQGRYVALCDHRGVLINDPVLLLHEDGTIWLFIADSDVLLWARAVAAERRLDVEVEEEDIAPLAVQGPKAEDVIADLFGEDIRAIRHFGFREERLGDIPLVLARSGWSKQGGFELYLRDSRRATELWNRVAEAGAPYDIGPGAPNPSERIESGLLSVGADTDDATTPFEVRMERFVDLEIDADVIGLPALQAEAARGPKRHQLGVVFPKAAPDSHAERLTLTSGNRRVGEITATAPSPRMGKTIGLALVSREVEPGAALDTILPDGRSAPVELRELPFL; the protein is encoded by the coding sequence ATGTACGGCATCTCGATGGGAACGCGGATCCGGCGCAGCCCCTACCATGCGGCGACGGTGGCCGCGGGCGTGACCAGTTTCACCACCTACAACCACATGCTGATGCCCACGAGCTATGGCGATCCGCAGGCGGAGTATCGGCGCCTCATCGATGGCGTCGCCATGTGGGACGTGGCGGTGGAGCGGCAGATCGCGCTGAAGGGACCCGATGCGCAGCGGCTCGCACAGGCGCTGTGCTGCCGGGAGCTCTCGAAGCTGAAGCCGGGCCAGGGCCGCTATGTCGCGCTCTGCGATCACCGCGGGGTGTTGATCAACGATCCGGTGCTGCTGCTCCACGAGGACGGGACGATCTGGCTCTTCATCGCCGACAGCGACGTGCTGCTCTGGGCGCGCGCGGTGGCGGCGGAGCGGCGGCTCGACGTCGAGGTGGAGGAGGAGGACATCGCCCCCCTCGCCGTGCAGGGCCCGAAGGCGGAGGACGTGATCGCCGATCTCTTCGGCGAGGACATCCGCGCGATCCGCCATTTCGGCTTTCGGGAGGAGCGGCTGGGCGACATCCCCCTCGTCCTCGCCCGCTCCGGCTGGTCGAAGCAGGGCGGGTTCGAGCTCTACCTGCGCGACTCGCGCCGGGCGACGGAGCTGTGGAACCGGGTGGCAGAGGCGGGCGCGCCCTACGACATCGGGCCCGGCGCCCCGAACCCGTCGGAGCGGATCGAGAGCGGGCTGCTTTCGGTCGGCGCGGACACCGACGATGCGACGACGCCCTTCGAGGTGCGGATGGAGCGGTTCGTGGACCTCGAGATCGACGCCGACGTGATCGGCCTGCCGGCGCTGCAGGCCGAGGCGGCGCGGGGTCCGAAGCGCCACCAGCTCGGCGTCGTGTTCCCCAAGGCCGCGCCCGACAGCCATGCGGAGCGGCTGACGCTGACCTCGGGCAACCGTCGCGTCGGCGAGATCACGGCGACGGCGCCCTCCCCCCGGATGGGCAAGACCATCGGCCTCGCGCTGGTCTCACGCGAGGTGGAGCCGGGCGCCGCGCTCGACACGATCCTGCCGGACGGCCGCTCCGCCCCCGTGGAGCTGCGGGAGCTGCCGTTTCTGTGA
- a CDS encoding dihydroneopterin aldolase, translating into MADDLLTAFSPLAERAAAEAEWPDRISVRDYVRAVEIGAFESERGQTQRLRFDIVLEVAASAEGDDVDSVLSYDTLVGAVEAELAERRLNLLETLAEGIAARSVSDRRARRVFVRVEKLDRIPGALGVEIVRRREDVLAQAPDGPAPRVVRLEAGADHRALTGPAVVVLPPEQAPDVAGEAGRRLTLLAMEQAAWELAGRDPRFTVAASRTEIDWALGQGLVCLWAPSKLVLAAAVPPEAEPIALADWLARELGAGEVETLGSDGGMRTAAASGGDI; encoded by the coding sequence ATGGCCGACGATCTTCTCACCGCGTTTTCTCCCTTGGCCGAGCGGGCCGCGGCGGAGGCCGAGTGGCCCGACCGCATCTCGGTGCGCGACTACGTCCGCGCGGTCGAGATCGGTGCGTTCGAGAGCGAGCGCGGCCAGACCCAGCGCCTGCGCTTCGACATCGTGCTGGAGGTCGCGGCGAGTGCCGAGGGCGACGACGTCGACAGCGTGCTGAGCTACGACACGCTGGTCGGTGCGGTGGAGGCGGAGCTGGCGGAGCGGCGGCTCAACCTCTTGGAAACGCTGGCCGAAGGGATCGCGGCGCGGTCGGTTTCTGACCGGCGGGCGCGGCGCGTCTTCGTCCGGGTCGAGAAGCTCGACCGCATCCCCGGCGCGCTGGGCGTGGAGATCGTGCGGCGGCGCGAGGATGTGTTGGCGCAGGCCCCCGACGGCCCCGCGCCGCGTGTGGTGCGGCTGGAGGCAGGGGCGGATCACCGGGCGCTGACCGGTCCCGCGGTCGTCGTTCTGCCGCCCGAGCAGGCGCCCGACGTGGCCGGTGAGGCGGGGCGGCGCCTGACGCTGCTCGCCATGGAGCAGGCCGCGTGGGAGCTGGCGGGGCGCGACCCGCGCTTTACCGTCGCCGCCAGCCGGACGGAGATCGACTGGGCGCTGGGGCAGGGCCTCGTCTGCCTCTGGGCGCCGTCGAAACTCGTGCTCGCCGCCGCCGTGCCGCCGGAAGCCGAGCCTATCGCCTTGGCGGACTGGCTCGCGCGGGAGCTTGGCGCGGGCGAGGTCGAGACGCTCGGGTCGGACGGCGGGATGCGAACGGCGGCAGCCTCCGGCGGGGATATTTGA
- the nadA gene encoding quinolinate synthase NadA produces the protein MFLNANTKAEAARAELAAHYDLEPSEAAMRATAAQYDIVKDVIPEPDWMGFAPYVREINRLKKEKDAVVLAHNYMTPEIFHGVADVAGDSLQLAIEATKVRQQTIIQCGVHFMAETSKILNPQKTVLIPDSRAGCSLASSITAADIAKMRADYPGAQVVSYVNTTAAVKAASDICCTSSNALAIVEAQPGDTVIMTPDGYLAQNIAAQSTKRVVYWEGACIVHEQFTAEELRAFREGYPGVAIIAHPECPPEVVAEADFTGSTAGMIQWVKTNRPEKVVMVTECSMSDNVAAETPDVDFVRPCNICPHMKRISLENILWSLHSGTEEVTVPEELLAPARRAVERMIEVTNS, from the coding sequence ATGTTCCTGAACGCCAATACCAAGGCCGAGGCCGCGCGCGCCGAGCTTGCCGCGCATTACGACCTGGAACCCTCCGAGGCCGCGATGCGCGCCACCGCGGCGCAGTACGACATCGTCAAGGACGTGATCCCCGAGCCCGACTGGATGGGCTTTGCCCCCTACGTGCGGGAGATCAATCGGCTCAAGAAGGAGAAGGACGCCGTCGTCCTCGCGCACAACTACATGACGCCCGAGATCTTCCACGGCGTGGCGGACGTGGCCGGTGACAGTCTGCAACTGGCGATCGAGGCCACGAAGGTCCGTCAGCAGACGATTATCCAGTGCGGCGTGCACTTCATGGCTGAGACGTCGAAGATCCTGAACCCGCAGAAGACCGTCCTGATCCCCGACAGCCGTGCAGGCTGCTCGCTCGCCTCCTCGATTACCGCCGCGGATATCGCGAAGATGCGGGCGGATTACCCCGGCGCACAGGTGGTCAGCTACGTAAACACCACCGCCGCGGTGAAAGCGGCCTCCGACATCTGCTGCACCTCCTCCAACGCGCTGGCCATTGTCGAGGCGCAGCCGGGCGACACCGTCATCATGACGCCCGACGGATACCTCGCGCAGAACATCGCCGCCCAGTCTACCAAGCGCGTGGTCTACTGGGAGGGCGCGTGCATCGTTCACGAACAATTCACCGCCGAAGAGCTGCGCGCCTTCCGCGAGGGCTATCCGGGTGTGGCCATCATCGCGCACCCCGAATGCCCGCCTGAAGTGGTCGCCGAGGCCGATTTCACGGGCTCCACCGCCGGCATGATCCAGTGGGTGAAGACCAACCGCCCCGAAAAGGTCGTCATGGTCACCGAGTGTTCGATGAGCGACAATGTGGCGGCAGAGACACCGGACGTGGATTTCGTCCGCCCGTGCAACATCTGTCCCCATATGAAACGCATCAGCCTCGAGAACATCCTCTGGTCGCTGCACTCCGGAACGGAGGAGGTGACCGTGCCCGAGGAGCTGCTCGCCCCCGCTCGCCGCGCGGTCGAGCGGATGATCGAGGTCACGAATTCCTGA
- a CDS encoding SDR family oxidoreductase yields the protein MDLGIRGKKAIVCASSKGLGRGCAEALAAAGVDLVLNARTASTLEETAEAIRAAHGVEVKTVACDITTEEGRAEVLDVLPDPDILVNNAGGPPPGLWSDWDIADFEAALHANMLTPIMLMKHTLPKMIDKGWGRVVNITSQSVKAPIPVLGLSNSARAGLTGYVAGTARQVAEHGVNINNLLPGIHATDRAVALDGGVVEKEGITMEEAKRRREATIPARRYGTSEEFGAVCAFLCSQHAGFIVGQNILHDGGGVNATL from the coding sequence ATGGATCTCGGCATCAGGGGCAAGAAGGCGATCGTGTGTGCGAGCTCGAAGGGGCTTGGCCGCGGATGTGCGGAGGCGCTGGCGGCGGCGGGCGTGGATCTCGTGTTGAACGCGCGGACCGCATCGACTCTGGAGGAAACGGCGGAGGCGATCCGCGCCGCACACGGCGTCGAGGTGAAGACCGTCGCCTGTGACATCACGACGGAGGAGGGCCGCGCCGAAGTGCTCGACGTGTTGCCCGATCCGGACATCCTGGTGAACAACGCGGGCGGCCCGCCGCCGGGTCTCTGGTCCGACTGGGACATCGCGGATTTCGAGGCGGCGCTGCATGCCAACATGCTGACCCCGATCATGCTGATGAAGCACACGCTGCCGAAGATGATCGACAAGGGCTGGGGCCGGGTCGTCAACATCACCTCCCAATCGGTGAAGGCGCCGATTCCCGTGCTGGGCCTGTCGAACTCCGCCCGGGCAGGGCTGACGGGCTATGTCGCAGGCACCGCGCGACAGGTGGCCGAGCATGGGGTGAACATCAACAACCTCCTGCCCGGCATCCACGCGACGGACCGCGCGGTGGCGCTCGACGGCGGCGTGGTCGAGAAGGAGGGCATCACGATGGAGGAGGCCAAGCGCCGCCGCGAGGCGACGATCCCCGCGCGCCGCTACGGCACGTCGGAGGAGTTCGGCGCGGTCTGCGCCTTCCTTTGCTCGCAGCATGCGGGCTTCATCGTGGGGCAGAACATCCTGCACGACGGTGGCGGGGTGAACGCGACGCTTTAG